A window of Candidatus Rokuibacteriota bacterium contains these coding sequences:
- the sppA gene encoding signal peptide peptidase SppA translates to MASRKRAFAIALGAIGGLLALFFLGIWVLLVLIEGPGLPGGQRVAIVELEGIILESQSAVRELREHQENPRVRAVVLRINSPGGVVAPTQEIHAAVQRLRKAGKPVVASLGSVAASGGYYIATAADRIYANPGTLTGSIGVVMQMANVEALLKKVGVDYVVVKSGQYKDLGNFARTMTAEERKILQVLLDDVYNQFVNAVAQGRGLDREAVLGFADGRIVSGQKAKELKMLDALGGLDEAIEGAAALAGLPERPKLILPRRRFSLLDLLRNQLGWVGTPSLAPGLALLKAPLYLME, encoded by the coding sequence ATGGCCTCCCGGAAGCGTGCCTTTGCCATTGCGCTCGGCGCCATCGGTGGCCTTCTCGCCCTGTTCTTCCTCGGGATCTGGGTTCTCCTGGTCCTGATCGAGGGGCCCGGCCTTCCCGGCGGGCAGCGTGTCGCGATCGTGGAACTCGAAGGGATCATCCTCGAATCGCAATCGGCGGTGCGGGAGCTCCGGGAGCACCAGGAGAATCCACGGGTCCGGGCGGTGGTGCTGCGCATCAACAGCCCCGGCGGTGTCGTGGCGCCGACGCAGGAGATCCACGCGGCCGTCCAGCGCCTCCGGAAGGCCGGCAAACCGGTGGTCGCCTCGCTGGGATCGGTGGCCGCTTCGGGCGGGTACTACATCGCCACAGCGGCCGATCGGATCTACGCGAACCCGGGAACCCTGACCGGGTCGATCGGCGTGGTCATGCAGATGGCCAACGTGGAGGCGCTCCTCAAGAAGGTCGGCGTGGACTACGTCGTCGTGAAGTCCGGCCAGTACAAAGACTTGGGCAACTTCGCGCGGACGATGACCGCGGAGGAGCGAAAGATCCTCCAGGTGCTCCTCGACGACGTGTACAACCAGTTTGTGAACGCGGTCGCGCAGGGCCGGGGACTCGACCGCGAGGCGGTCCTGGGCTTCGCCGATGGGCGGATCGTGTCCGGTCAGAAGGCGAAAGAACTGAAGATGCTGGACGCGCTGGGCGGCTTGGATGAGGCGATCGAGGGGGCCGCGGCGCTCGCGGGGCTCCCCGAGCGACCGAAGCTCATCCTCCCGCGGCGCCGCTTCTCGCTGCTCGACCTCCTGAGAAACCAGCTCGGGTGGGTAGGCACCCCATCCCTCGCACCGGGCCTCGCCCTTCTGAAGGCTCCCCTCTACCTCATGGAGTAG
- a CDS encoding 30S ribosomal protein S1, translated as MEDWFRDAFTDFEEGEVLRGRIVQVGDGEVLVDVGYKSEGMIPIEEFHRAGTVPRIGDEIEVYLEAKEDAEGFIVLSKEKADKIKVWDSISHAYEHGAPVEGRVVEVVKGGLSVDVGVKAFLPGSQVDLRPVKNLAAFVGQTIRAKVIKLNRRRGNVVLSRRAVLEDDREDRRKQTLAVLHEGMVCTGTVKNITDYGAFIDLGGVDGLLHVTDMSWGRVGHPSEIFQVGDQVEVVVLHFDRETGRVSLGYKQKTSDPWTVVDTKYPVGAKVTGKVVSLTNYGAFVELEAGVEGLVHVSEMSWTRRVGHPSKIVNVGDQVDVVVLDVNKAHKRISLGMKQVEPDPWATIDQRYSAGTRVQGKVRNLTDFGAFVELEPGVDGLLHISDLSWTRNIGHPSEVLKKGQAVEALILSVDRDAKRISLGLKQLQPDPWETVAERYPMGTRVRGKVVRLADFGAFVELEPGVDGLLHISQMSSRPVSRPEDIVNVGDELTLMVIRVEPQERRIGLSLKELAAQVEPVDSRDHRDRRRRKKGRTDLGDEEEEA; from the coding sequence ATGGAGGACTGGTTCCGCGACGCGTTCACCGACTTTGAGGAGGGCGAGGTCCTCCGTGGCCGGATCGTCCAGGTGGGGGACGGCGAGGTGCTCGTGGACGTCGGGTACAAGAGCGAGGGGATGATTCCGATCGAGGAATTCCACCGCGCCGGTACCGTCCCCCGGATCGGCGACGAGATCGAGGTGTACCTGGAGGCCAAGGAGGATGCCGAGGGCTTCATCGTCCTGTCCAAAGAGAAGGCAGACAAGATCAAGGTCTGGGACAGTATCTCGCACGCCTACGAGCACGGCGCGCCGGTGGAAGGGCGCGTGGTCGAGGTGGTCAAGGGAGGCCTGTCGGTCGACGTTGGGGTGAAGGCGTTCCTGCCCGGGTCGCAGGTGGACCTCCGCCCGGTGAAGAATCTGGCCGCGTTCGTGGGCCAGACGATCCGCGCCAAGGTCATCAAGCTGAACCGCCGCCGGGGGAACGTGGTGCTCTCCCGCCGGGCCGTGCTCGAAGACGACCGAGAGGACCGCAGGAAACAGACGCTCGCGGTTCTCCACGAGGGGATGGTGTGCACCGGCACCGTCAAGAACATCACCGACTACGGCGCCTTCATCGATCTCGGGGGCGTCGACGGCCTCCTGCACGTGACCGACATGTCCTGGGGCCGGGTCGGCCACCCCTCGGAGATCTTCCAGGTCGGCGACCAGGTGGAGGTCGTCGTGCTGCATTTCGACCGGGAAACGGGCCGGGTTTCCTTGGGCTACAAACAGAAGACCTCCGACCCGTGGACCGTGGTCGACACGAAGTATCCGGTCGGGGCCAAGGTGACCGGCAAGGTGGTGAGTCTCACCAACTACGGCGCCTTCGTCGAGCTCGAGGCGGGCGTGGAGGGGCTGGTCCACGTCTCCGAGATGTCCTGGACGCGCCGCGTCGGCCACCCGTCCAAGATCGTCAACGTCGGCGATCAAGTGGACGTGGTGGTGCTCGACGTCAACAAGGCGCACAAGCGCATCTCGCTGGGGATGAAGCAGGTCGAGCCGGACCCCTGGGCGACGATCGACCAGCGCTACAGCGCCGGCACGCGCGTGCAGGGGAAGGTCAGGAACCTCACCGACTTCGGCGCCTTCGTCGAGCTCGAGCCGGGGGTGGACGGGCTCCTGCACATCTCGGACCTGTCCTGGACGCGAAACATCGGCCACCCGTCCGAAGTCCTCAAGAAGGGGCAGGCCGTCGAGGCGCTGATCCTCAGCGTCGACCGCGACGCCAAGCGCATCTCGCTGGGCCTGAAGCAGCTCCAGCCCGATCCCTGGGAGACCGTGGCGGAGCGCTACCCGATGGGGACCCGGGTCCGCGGCAAGGTCGTCCGTCTCGCCGACTTCGGCGCCTTTGTCGAGCTCGAGCCCGGGGTGGACGGGCTCCTGCACATCTCCCAGATGTCGTCCCGCCCAGTGAGCCGGCCGGAGGACATCGTCAACGTCGGCGACGAGCTGACGCTGATGGTCATCCGGGTCGAGCCCCAGGAGCGGCGTATTGGCCTCTCGCTGAAGGAGTTGGCGGCTCAGGTCGAGCCCGTGGACTCGCGCGACCATCGGGACCGGCGACGGCGCAAGAAGGGCCGCACCGACCTCGGAGACGAGGAGGAAGAAGCATAG
- a CDS encoding 1-acyl-sn-glycerol-3-phosphate acyltransferase translates to MLYRIVKTFVFVLARLLFRIEARGTGHIPPTGPVLIAANHASVLDPPIIGVAAPRPLHFLAKAELFSIPFFGGLISRLHARPVRRGGADPAALRVALRVLESGAALLVFPEGTRGEEGTLGEAKPGAGMLAVLSGAPVVPAYIAGSGRVLPRGGWFPRPGKIRVSFGPPLAFAGEGARGQKERYREASRQIMNAIARVRDAGAEPSWEATARTA, encoded by the coding sequence GTGCTCTACCGGATCGTGAAAACGTTCGTGTTCGTGCTGGCGCGCCTCTTGTTCCGGATCGAAGCCCGGGGAACGGGACACATCCCGCCGACGGGGCCGGTGCTGATCGCGGCCAATCATGCGAGCGTGCTCGATCCGCCGATCATCGGCGTGGCTGCTCCCCGACCGCTGCACTTCCTGGCGAAGGCGGAGTTGTTCTCGATCCCCTTCTTCGGCGGGCTGATCTCGAGGCTCCACGCGCGGCCGGTCCGGCGGGGAGGCGCGGATCCTGCCGCGCTCCGCGTCGCGCTCCGGGTCCTGGAGTCCGGCGCCGCCCTGCTCGTCTTTCCCGAGGGGACGCGGGGCGAGGAGGGGACGCTCGGGGAAGCGAAGCCCGGGGCCGGGATGCTCGCCGTCCTGAGCGGCGCCCCGGTGGTCCCGGCGTACATCGCGGGCTCGGGCCGGGTGCTCCCCCGCGGGGGGTGGTTCCCGCGTCCGGGAAAGATCCGGGTGAGCTTCGGGCCGCCACTCGCCTTCGCCGGCGAGGGAGCACGGGGACAGAAGGAGCGCTACCGGGAGGCGAGCCGGCAGATCATGAACGCCATCGCCCGCGTGCGAGACGCCGGGGCCGAGCCGAGCTGGGAGGCGACAGCCCGGACGGCCTGA
- a CDS encoding (d)CMP kinase: MTASRRAKAVQGKRRGPLAATRRGSRARPRTPVVTIDGPAAAGKSIVARELAGRLGFQLIDTGAMYRALALRVMRAGLAPVDGPALSALLERTTVELRGERVLLDGRDVSEEIRAPEVGELTSRLTALKTVRDTVTPIQRRLAARGGVVLEGRDTGSVVCPDADVKFYLDAAEVVRAERRRRELEGRGTRRSLPEVREEIAQRDLQDRGRALAPLVVPPGAVVIDSTGKSVDQVVTQMLEVVRRVECSTGS, from the coding sequence ATGACCGCGAGCCGGCGGGCGAAGGCGGTCCAGGGAAAACGCCGTGGACCTCTCGCCGCGACCCGCCGCGGGAGCCGGGCGCGCCCCAGAACGCCGGTGGTCACGATCGACGGCCCCGCGGCGGCAGGAAAGAGCATCGTGGCGCGGGAGCTGGCCGGGCGCCTGGGCTTCCAGCTCATCGACACGGGAGCCATGTACCGAGCGCTGGCCCTCCGGGTCATGCGGGCAGGCCTGGCGCCGGTGGATGGCCCAGCGCTCAGCGCCCTCCTGGAGCGGACTACCGTGGAGCTCCGGGGTGAGCGCGTCCTGCTCGATGGCCGGGACGTGAGCGAGGAAATCCGGGCTCCGGAGGTCGGCGAGCTCACCTCACGGCTGACCGCGCTGAAGACGGTCAGGGACACGGTGACGCCGATCCAGCGGCGTCTCGCGGCCCGCGGCGGCGTCGTGCTCGAAGGTCGCGACACCGGCAGCGTCGTCTGCCCCGACGCAGACGTGAAGTTCTACCTGGACGCCGCCGAGGTCGTTCGCGCCGAGCGGCGCCGGCGCGAGCTCGAGGGGCGCGGGACGCGCCGGAGCCTCCCGGAAGTCCGCGAGGAGATCGCCCAGCGGGACCTCCAGGATCGGGGTCGCGCGCTGGCGCCCCTCGTGGTTCCCCCGGGGGCGGTCGTGATCGACTCGACGGGAAAATCGGTCGACCAAGTCGTGACGCAGATGCTTGAGGTCGTGCGGAGGGTCGAGTGCTCTACCGGATCGTGA
- the aroA gene encoding 3-phosphoshikimate 1-carboxyvinyltransferase has translation MTQLVVRQARGLTGAIRVAGDKSVSHRAALVGALASGPTEVSGFLEAEDCLNTLRALQALGVEVTRKEPGRYRIDGVGLQGFQEPDGVLDCGNSGTSARLLLGLLASQPFWSVLSGDDSLRRRPMERVARPLREMGATVVGRQDGARLPLAIRGGRPLRGGRYRLSVASAQVKSALLLAGVAADAPVTVEEPEQSRDHTERMLSSFGARIERDAHTVTLFPEGELRGQRLQVPGDFSSAAFFLVAACVVPDSELTIRGVGMNPTRTGLLDALREMGADVRVAELASEGEPTATLTVRSSRLRGVRVEGSRVPRLIDELPVLAVAAAAAEGVTEVSGARELRVKESDRVSTLTSELGKLGVWIEEREDGFVIRGGARLSGARVSSHGDHRIAMALAIAGLRAEGETVIEDTACIATSFPDFVSTLRTLTGDACVTTAP, from the coding sequence GTGACTCAGCTCGTGGTGCGTCAGGCGCGCGGTCTCACCGGGGCCATCCGGGTCGCCGGGGATAAGTCCGTCTCGCACCGCGCGGCACTCGTCGGCGCCCTCGCCTCCGGGCCGACGGAGGTGTCGGGCTTCCTCGAAGCCGAGGACTGCCTGAACACGCTCCGCGCCCTCCAGGCGCTCGGGGTCGAAGTCACTCGGAAGGAACCGGGGCGGTACCGGATCGACGGAGTTGGGCTCCAAGGCTTTCAGGAGCCCGACGGTGTCCTGGACTGCGGGAACTCGGGCACGTCGGCGCGCCTGCTCCTCGGGCTCCTGGCCAGCCAGCCCTTCTGGAGCGTGCTCAGCGGGGACGACTCCCTCCGCCGGCGCCCGATGGAGCGGGTGGCCCGCCCGCTCCGCGAGATGGGGGCGACCGTTGTCGGGCGCCAGGACGGAGCGCGCCTTCCGCTAGCGATCCGCGGCGGCCGTCCGCTCCGCGGGGGGCGTTACCGGCTCTCCGTGGCGTCGGCACAGGTGAAGTCGGCGCTGCTCCTGGCCGGGGTCGCAGCGGATGCGCCGGTCACGGTGGAGGAACCGGAGCAGTCGCGGGATCACACCGAGCGGATGCTTTCGAGCTTCGGGGCGCGGATCGAGCGAGACGCCCACACCGTGACGCTCTTCCCCGAAGGCGAGCTGAGGGGCCAGCGGCTCCAGGTCCCCGGCGACTTCTCCTCCGCGGCGTTCTTCCTCGTGGCCGCATGCGTCGTCCCCGACAGCGAGCTGACGATTCGAGGGGTCGGGATGAACCCGACCCGCACCGGGCTTCTCGACGCTTTGAGGGAAATGGGCGCCGACGTCCGAGTGGCCGAGCTGGCGAGCGAGGGCGAGCCGACGGCGACCCTGACCGTCCGGAGCAGCCGGCTTCGGGGCGTGCGGGTCGAGGGCTCGCGGGTCCCTCGGCTCATCGACGAGTTGCCGGTCCTCGCGGTGGCCGCCGCCGCGGCCGAGGGCGTGACCGAAGTGAGCGGGGCCCGAGAGCTTCGCGTCAAGGAGTCCGACCGGGTTTCGACGCTGACATCGGAGCTGGGGAAGCTCGGCGTCTGGATCGAGGAGCGGGAGGATGGCTTTGTCATTCGGGGCGGCGCCCGGCTGTCCGGCGCGCGGGTCAGCAGTCACGGCGACCACCGCATCGCCATGGCTCTGGCGATCGCCGGGCTCCGGGCCGAGGGAGAGACCGTCATCGAGGACACCGCCTGCATCGCGACCTCGTTCCCCGACTTCGTTTCGACGCTCCGGACGCTCACTGGTGACGCGTGCGTGACGACAGCACCATGA
- a CDS encoding prephenate dehydrogenase/arogenate dehydrogenase family protein: MIRRLAVVGLGLLGGSAALAARRRGVAREIVAIGRRPDALARAVADGVVDRATVDVGEGVRGVDVVLLATPVATIEALLPDVWRVADPDATVTDVGSTKGRIVSVAEALAVSRPLAFVGGHPMAGSEQSGYGQARADLFVGATVILTPTEASDAGAVKRVSEFWQALGGRVVILDPELHDRVVGMVSHLPHLLAFALVDAVLRSDPAAVGFAGRGFADTTRIAASDPRIWRDIFLGNREALAQSLVAFRAALADLERLIAAGDASRLEAALGRIRAARQGL, encoded by the coding sequence ATGATCCGTCGGCTCGCCGTGGTCGGGCTCGGGCTGCTCGGCGGATCGGCAGCCCTGGCCGCACGGCGGCGGGGAGTGGCGCGGGAGATCGTGGCGATCGGCCGACGGCCCGACGCGCTGGCGCGCGCGGTGGCCGACGGTGTCGTGGACCGCGCCACCGTCGACGTCGGCGAGGGGGTGCGGGGTGTCGACGTCGTCCTGCTCGCTACCCCGGTGGCCACGATCGAAGCGCTGCTCCCGGACGTCTGGCGCGTGGCGGATCCGGACGCAACCGTCACGGACGTGGGGAGCACGAAAGGGCGCATCGTGAGCGTGGCCGAGGCGTTGGCCGTCTCCCGTCCGCTGGCGTTCGTCGGTGGTCACCCGATGGCGGGCTCGGAGCAGAGCGGGTACGGTCAGGCCCGGGCTGACCTGTTTGTCGGGGCGACCGTGATCCTGACCCCGACCGAGGCCAGCGACGCGGGCGCCGTGAAGCGGGTCTCGGAGTTCTGGCAGGCCCTCGGCGGCCGCGTGGTGATTCTGGACCCCGAGCTCCACGACCGCGTGGTCGGAATGGTCAGCCACCTGCCGCACTTGCTCGCGTTCGCGCTGGTCGATGCGGTGCTTCGCTCGGATCCCGCGGCGGTTGGCTTCGCCGGGCGTGGCTTCGCCGACACCACGCGCATCGCGGCCTCAGACCCGAGGATCTGGCGCGACATCTTCCTCGGAAACCGCGAGGCGCTCGCCCAGTCGCTGGTGGCGTTCCGCGCCGCGCTGGCCGACCTGGAACGCCTCATCGCCGCCGGCGACGCCTCTCGACTCGAAGCGGCCCTTGGCCGGATCCGGGCCGCCCGGCAGGGTCTCTGA
- the pheA gene encoding prephenate dehydratase: MDLDEWRSRINDLDQQILSLLNQRAAAALRIGELKREQELPYYVPERESEIIDRLLRLNSGPYSADGIRAVWREILSASRALEQPLQVAYLGPPATFTHQAATLRFGSSAHFAPRLSIGEIFDAVEKGQAEFGVVPVENSTEGSVNLTLDRLIDSNVLIAGEILLEITHHLLSRALDLAAVRTVCSHPQALAQCRQWLAVNLPEAGTAEVSSTAVAAERAAADPTVAAIASELAARLYSLPVLQTRIEDNSSNSTRFLVLGQRVMPPSGKDKTSILCSIKHEVGALAKFLEPFARHGLNLTKIESRPTKRRPWEYVFFVDFEGHQVAPPVQAALADVRERCLFLKFLGSYPAA, translated from the coding sequence ATGGACCTGGACGAATGGCGTTCCAGGATCAATGACCTCGACCAGCAGATCCTCAGCCTCCTCAACCAGCGCGCAGCCGCGGCCCTCCGGATCGGAGAGCTCAAGCGGGAGCAGGAGCTCCCGTACTATGTCCCGGAGCGTGAGTCGGAGATCATCGATCGGCTCCTGAGGCTGAACTCCGGGCCGTACTCGGCCGACGGGATCAGGGCCGTCTGGCGGGAGATCCTGTCGGCGTCACGGGCGCTGGAACAGCCGCTCCAAGTCGCGTACCTCGGCCCTCCGGCCACGTTCACCCATCAGGCAGCCACCCTGCGGTTCGGATCCTCGGCGCACTTCGCCCCCAGGTTGAGCATCGGCGAGATCTTCGATGCGGTCGAAAAAGGCCAGGCCGAGTTCGGCGTGGTGCCGGTCGAGAATTCCACTGAGGGCTCGGTCAACCTGACCCTCGACCGGCTGATCGACTCAAACGTCCTGATCGCGGGCGAGATCCTCCTCGAGATCACCCATCACCTGCTGTCCCGAGCGCTGGATCTCGCCGCTGTCCGGACTGTATGCTCCCACCCCCAGGCCCTCGCGCAGTGCCGGCAGTGGCTGGCCGTCAACCTGCCCGAGGCCGGAACGGCGGAAGTCTCTTCCACGGCGGTGGCCGCCGAGCGCGCCGCGGCCGACCCGACAGTGGCGGCCATCGCCTCGGAGCTCGCGGCCCGCCTCTACAGCCTCCCCGTCCTCCAGACCCGGATCGAGGACAACTCGTCCAACTCGACCCGCTTCCTGGTGCTCGGACAGCGCGTGATGCCGCCGTCGGGGAAAGATAAGACCTCGATCCTCTGCTCGATCAAGCACGAGGTGGGGGCCCTGGCCAAGTTCCTCGAGCCCTTTGCCCGTCACGGGCTCAACCTGACCAAGATCGAATCGCGACCGACCAAGCGTCGCCCGTGGGAGTACGTCTTCTTCGTGGACTTCGAGGGGCACCAGGTCGCCCCTCCCGTTCAGGCCGCGCTCGCCGACGTCCGCGAGCGATGCCTCTTTCTCAAGTTTCTCGGGTCCTATCCGGCCGCCTAA
- a CDS encoding rRNA pseudouridine synthase translates to MRLQKVLAQAGLASRRGSERLIAEGRVTVNGKVVTTPGALADPYRDRIVVDGTPIPPPEPKRYLLLHKPPGYVTTRQDPQRRPVVLDLVRGKQGRVFPVGRLDFDCEGLLLLTNDGQLANRLLHPRFGVPRVYEAEVEGRVGADELDYFRRGTLLEDGVARPTEVGLLRHTRTTSWLRLTFTEGRYREVKRFCAALGHRVVRLRRVEFGPLRLGRLAQGAVRPLTAEEVRRLRAIPEG, encoded by the coding sequence ATGCGCCTCCAGAAAGTCCTGGCTCAGGCGGGGCTAGCCTCCCGTCGGGGTAGCGAGCGGCTCATCGCCGAGGGGCGAGTGACCGTGAACGGGAAGGTGGTCACGACGCCCGGCGCACTGGCCGACCCGTACCGCGACCGGATCGTGGTGGACGGCACGCCGATCCCGCCCCCCGAACCGAAGCGCTACCTGCTCCTCCACAAGCCCCCGGGTTACGTGACCACGCGCCAGGACCCGCAACGGCGCCCGGTTGTGCTCGACCTCGTCCGGGGGAAGCAGGGGCGGGTCTTTCCGGTCGGACGGCTCGATTTCGACTGCGAAGGACTCCTCTTGCTGACCAACGATGGCCAGCTCGCCAATCGTCTGCTCCATCCGCGGTTCGGAGTCCCGCGGGTCTACGAGGCCGAGGTCGAAGGCCGCGTGGGCGCTGACGAGCTCGACTACTTCCGCCGGGGTACGCTCCTCGAAGATGGCGTGGCCAGGCCCACTGAGGTCGGCCTCCTCCGTCACACACGGACGACGAGCTGGCTCAGGCTCACCTTCACCGAGGGGCGCTACCGCGAGGTGAAGCGCTTCTGCGCGGCGCTGGGCCATCGGGTGGTGCGGCTTCGCCGCGTCGAGTTCGGCCCGCTGCGCCTGGGCCGCCTCGCGCAGGGAGCCGTGCGGCCGCTGACCGCCGAGGAGGTCCGGCGTCTGCGGGCTATCCCCGAGGGTTGA
- the scpB gene encoding SMC-Scp complex subunit ScpB — MPDPIQIVEALLFASDSPVEAERIREVLELGEAAEARALVEELKARYDADSRGLSIVEVGGGFRMVTRPELAPWLLRLARSRSRARLSRSALEALAIVAYRQPVSRPEIDSIRGVNSEAVLESLLDRRMIRIAGRKDAPGRPFLYETTREFLVAFGLRDLVDLPKVQARPGEPGSGGEAGTAPAAGPSVAGDAPPESPGSGGASLPSG; from the coding sequence ATGCCTGATCCGATCCAGATCGTTGAGGCGCTCCTGTTCGCCTCCGACAGCCCGGTCGAGGCCGAGCGGATCCGCGAGGTGCTCGAGCTCGGCGAGGCCGCCGAGGCGCGAGCGCTGGTGGAGGAGCTGAAGGCCCGCTACGACGCCGACTCGCGAGGGCTCAGCATCGTCGAGGTCGGCGGAGGCTTCAGGATGGTGACCCGGCCGGAGCTGGCGCCCTGGCTCCTGCGCCTGGCGCGAAGCCGGAGCCGCGCGCGCCTCTCCCGGTCAGCCCTCGAAGCGCTCGCCATCGTCGCCTACCGGCAGCCGGTCTCCCGCCCCGAGATCGACTCGATCCGCGGGGTCAACTCGGAGGCGGTCCTTGAGAGCCTCCTCGACCGGCGGATGATCCGGATCGCGGGGCGGAAGGACGCGCCGGGCCGTCCGTTCCTGTACGAGACGACGCGCGAGTTCCTCGTCGCCTTCGGGCTCCGGGACCTGGTTGACCTGCCGAAGGTGCAGGCGAGGCCGGGAGAGCCCGGCTCGGGCGGCGAGGCCGGGACCGCCCCCGCAGCGGGTCCATCGGTCGCAGGCGATGCGCCTCCAGAAAGTCCTGGCTCAGGCGGGGCTAGCCTCCCGTCGGGGTAG
- a CDS encoding segregation/condensation protein A, with protein MTQGRSGGEETLGAATATDGLTVRVETFEGPLDLLLHLCRTSEIDLSRLPIRTITDQYLSHLEAVRFQDLETAGAFMVVAATLIYLKSKLLLPPTEGEEEALDEEGELLRQELEQRVREYARVRELGAWLAEREAEQARLFGRPGSELPPPDEIPLEDLSVHFLEQAYRSLLESRREAGLREVEASPLSVLERMAEILSLLRHTWSLLFSSLVGGPGTHEVGARSELVVTLLALLELVRLGQARAQQREPFGEIVIERGGGDKPDA; from the coding sequence GTGACGCAGGGTCGATCGGGCGGGGAGGAGACGCTAGGCGCGGCGACCGCGACCGACGGGCTCACGGTCCGGGTCGAGACGTTCGAGGGGCCGCTCGACCTCCTGCTCCACCTCTGCCGGACGAGCGAGATCGACCTCTCCCGCCTCCCGATCAGGACCATCACCGATCAGTACCTGTCACACCTGGAGGCCGTCCGGTTCCAGGATCTGGAGACGGCGGGCGCCTTCATGGTGGTCGCAGCGACCCTCATCTACCTCAAGTCCAAGCTCCTGCTGCCGCCCACCGAGGGCGAGGAGGAGGCCCTCGACGAGGAAGGCGAGCTCCTGAGACAGGAGCTCGAGCAGCGGGTCCGCGAGTACGCGCGGGTCCGCGAGCTCGGGGCCTGGCTCGCCGAGCGCGAGGCCGAGCAGGCTCGCCTCTTCGGCCGGCCGGGAAGCGAGTTGCCGCCGCCCGATGAGATCCCCCTGGAGGACCTCTCCGTCCACTTCCTCGAGCAGGCGTACCGGAGCTTGCTCGAGTCCCGGCGCGAGGCCGGACTGCGCGAAGTCGAGGCGAGCCCGCTCTCGGTCCTGGAGCGGATGGCCGAGATCCTCTCGCTGCTCCGCCACACCTGGTCGCTCCTGTTCTCGTCGCTCGTGGGCGGCCCGGGTACCCACGAAGTGGGTGCGCGCTCGGAACTGGTGGTGACACTGCTCGCGCTGCTCGAGCTGGTCCGCCTGGGGCAGGCTCGCGCCCAGCAGCGCGAACCGTTCGGGGAGATCGTCATCGAGCGAGGCGGGGGGGACAAGCCCGATGCCTGA
- the trpS gene encoding tryptophan--tRNA ligase: MSADRVLSGMRPTGKVHLGNYLGALDNWVKLQAEFDCFFFVANWHALTTDYAGTSEIPAATIEMAADWLGAGLDPDRSTLFVQSLVPEHAELHLLFSMVTPVARLERVPTYKEMVEQLGIESPSYGLLGYPLLQAADILIYKARYVPVGVDQLPHIELTREIARRFNNAFGPVFPEPDAKLTEIPKVPGTDGRKMSKSYDNCIYLSDPPDVVTPKINTMMTDPARKRRSDPGNPEVCPVFDLHRIFTPAPEREACATGCRTAGIGCLDCKGVLLRHLLPPLADIRERREHYAQKPAEVLEILHDGAKRARAVARATMEEVRRAVGIEP; the protein is encoded by the coding sequence GTGTCGGCGGATCGGGTCCTGTCCGGGATGCGTCCCACCGGCAAAGTCCATCTCGGCAACTACCTCGGCGCGCTCGACAACTGGGTCAAGCTCCAGGCCGAGTTCGACTGCTTCTTCTTCGTGGCCAACTGGCACGCGCTGACCACCGACTACGCCGGGACGTCGGAGATTCCCGCGGCGACCATCGAGATGGCCGCTGACTGGCTCGGGGCGGGGCTTGACCCGGACCGCTCCACGCTCTTCGTCCAGTCACTGGTCCCCGAGCACGCGGAGCTCCACCTGCTCTTCTCGATGGTTACGCCCGTCGCCCGGCTCGAGCGCGTCCCGACCTACAAAGAGATGGTGGAGCAGCTCGGCATCGAGTCCCCGTCCTACGGGCTCCTGGGGTACCCGTTGCTCCAGGCCGCCGACATCCTGATCTACAAGGCCAGGTACGTCCCCGTCGGGGTCGACCAGCTCCCCCACATCGAGCTGACCCGCGAGATTGCCCGGCGCTTCAACAACGCTTTCGGTCCGGTGTTCCCCGAGCCCGACGCCAAGCTGACGGAGATCCCGAAGGTGCCGGGGACCGATGGGCGCAAGATGTCCAAGAGCTACGACAACTGCATCTACCTCTCCGACCCGCCCGACGTCGTCACGCCGAAGATCAACACGATGATGACCGATCCGGCCCGGAAGCGCCGGAGCGATCCGGGAAACCCCGAGGTCTGCCCGGTGTTCGACCTCCACAGGATCTTCACCCCGGCCCCGGAGCGTGAAGCCTGCGCGACGGGGTGCCGGACGGCCGGGATCGGCTGTTTGGACTGCAAGGGGGTGTTGCTGCGGCATCTCCTCCCGCCTCTCGCAGACATCCGCGAGCGCCGCGAGCACTACGCCCAGAAGCCGGCCGAGGTGCTCGAGATCCTCCACGACGGCGCAAAACGGGCCCGCGCTGTCGCGCGCGCCACGATGGAAGAGGTGCGGCGCGCCGTGGGGATCGAGCCGTGA